A stretch of the Planktothricoides raciborskii GIHE-MW2 genome encodes the following:
- a CDS encoding glycosyltransferase family 2 protein codes for MPANSWPENHSYRNFPPLRAILYNLSDPEAGEIDPAIAYSYSGYEGRRAKAAILLIVAWTGTIALHLVSWGFWLVVGFTGLLCFQALRILLARPHQTPEPLAQADQAHWPSVSLLVAAKNEEAVIARLVKMLCHQDYPTEKYEVWVIDDCSSDRTPEILQTLSQEYANLKVLRRSANAKGGKSGALNEVLLKAQGDFLGVFDADAQVPPDMLRRLLPMFNEARVGAVQMQKVIANAPLNFWTRGQEAEMALDLYFQQQRIAVNGIGELRGNGQFVRRSALESCGGWNELTITDDLDLTMRLHLDGWNIEAIAFPAVLEEGVTSLKALWHQRNRWGEGGYQRYLDYWRLIFSNRMDMLKTWDMFGFWIMQYFLPNAAVPDLLMAIYLKHLPVMSPLTTLAISLSLVGMFTGLRRGNPQQETRFRTFFGTLVKTLRGTLYMLHWFVIVASVGIRISVRPKRLKWVKTVHQGTGELQF; via the coding sequence ATGCCAGCAAATTCCTGGCCAGAAAACCATTCTTACAGAAATTTTCCGCCCCTTAGAGCGATTTTGTATAATCTGTCCGATCCAGAGGCAGGAGAAATCGATCCGGCGATCGCCTATTCTTATTCAGGATATGAGGGTCGTCGGGCTAAAGCGGCCATCCTTTTGATCGTTGCCTGGACTGGCACCATCGCCCTCCATTTAGTTTCCTGGGGGTTCTGGTTGGTGGTGGGCTTTACTGGACTGCTTTGCTTTCAGGCATTGCGGATTTTGCTGGCACGTCCCCATCAGACTCCTGAACCTTTAGCCCAGGCGGATCAAGCCCACTGGCCGTCAGTGTCCCTGCTGGTGGCAGCGAAAAATGAGGAGGCGGTGATTGCCCGACTGGTGAAAATGCTTTGCCATCAAGATTATCCCACGGAAAAATATGAAGTGTGGGTGATTGATGATTGCAGTAGCGATCGCACCCCGGAAATCTTGCAAACCCTCAGCCAAGAATATGCCAACCTGAAGGTACTCCGCCGGTCGGCCAATGCTAAGGGAGGCAAATCCGGCGCCTTGAATGAAGTTTTGTTAAAAGCCCAGGGGGATTTCTTAGGGGTATTTGATGCGGATGCCCAGGTGCCCCCGGATATGTTGCGGCGGCTGTTGCCTATGTTTAACGAAGCACGAGTGGGCGCGGTGCAAATGCAAAAGGTGATTGCCAATGCGCCATTGAATTTCTGGACGCGGGGACAAGAAGCGGAAATGGCTTTAGACCTGTATTTCCAACAGCAACGGATTGCAGTCAACGGCATTGGGGAACTGCGGGGCAATGGTCAATTTGTGCGCCGCAGTGCTTTAGAAAGTTGTGGGGGCTGGAACGAGTTGACCATTACCGATGACCTGGATCTGACCATGCGCTTACATTTGGATGGTTGGAATATTGAGGCGATCGCCTTTCCTGCGGTGCTTGAAGAAGGAGTCACCAGTCTGAAAGCCCTGTGGCATCAGCGCAACCGTTGGGGAGAAGGGGGCTATCAACGCTATCTGGATTACTGGCGGCTGATTTTCAGCAACCGAATGGATATGCTCAAAACTTGGGATATGTTTGGGTTTTGGATTATGCAGTATTTCTTGCCCAATGCGGCAGTCCCAGATTTACTCATGGCGATTTATCTCAAACATTTGCCGGTAATGAGTCCCCTGACCACTTTGGCCATTTCCCTCTCTTTGGTGGGAATGTTTACAGGTCTGCGTCGGGGCAATCCACAGCAAGAAACCCGGTTTCGGACGTTCTTCGGCACCCTGGTCAAAACCTTACGCGGCACATTATATATGTTGCACTGGTTTGTGATAGTTGCCAGTGTGGGCATCCGAATTTCCGTGCGTCCCAAACGCTTGAAATGGGTGAAAACCGTTCATCAAGGTACTGGGGAATTGCAGTTTTGA
- a CDS encoding elongation factor G, producing the protein MTDKVASGVRNVAIVGPYLSGKTSFLESVLYVTNAISRKGSIKDGNTVGDSSAEARARQMSVEVCAASTVYQDIRFNFLDCPGSVEFAQETYNALMGAGAAIVVCEAEVSRVLTLSPIFKFLDDWEIPHIVFINKMDRSKNSFMDVLHALKTVSSRPLVPHQYPIRKGDDLIGFIDLVSEQAYHYHAGAAADPVSMPEDLKDEEHAARQEMLEELANFDDHLLEELLEEIEPSQEEIVKDLKMELGADLIVPVFMGIAEQDYGVRPLLDALVREAPEPSLTAERRGLKPNAQETVAQVVKTYYTPQGGKLSLVRVWQGELTDGTSLNGVRVGGMYQMMGQQTQSLQTASAGDLVALARMEGIATGDILTASNAKLKVDLPKAPMIPPVFALAVTTEKRSDEVKISAAMSKLLEEDPSLTWEQNADTHEIVLWGQGEVHLKVALDRLQRKYNLPMTTHVPQVPYKETIRKAAEKVHGRYKHQSGGHGMFGDVYLSIQPRERGQGFEFSEKIVGGVVPKQYIPGVEIGVRESLVKGPLGFPVVDVAVTLTDGSYHSVDSSEQSFKLAARAAMQEGMAKCSPTLLEPIASVEICAPSDFTSNMMQIISGRRGQILGYEPMSDWKGWDKVSAYLPQSEMQDLIVELRSLTMGVGFFNWKFDRLQEVPDKLAERVLATQSSYNGKG; encoded by the coding sequence ATGACTGATAAAGTTGCATCGGGCGTGCGGAATGTGGCAATTGTTGGCCCTTACTTAAGTGGTAAAACTTCATTTTTGGAAAGTGTCCTGTATGTCACCAACGCCATTAGCCGCAAAGGGAGCATCAAAGATGGCAATACCGTTGGGGACAGTTCCGCTGAAGCTCGCGCCCGTCAAATGAGTGTGGAAGTATGCGCCGCCAGCACAGTTTATCAAGACATTCGCTTCAACTTTCTTGACTGTCCAGGTTCAGTAGAATTTGCCCAAGAAACTTACAATGCGCTGATGGGTGCCGGAGCCGCGATCGTGGTTTGCGAAGCGGAAGTCAGCCGCGTTCTCACCCTCTCACCGATTTTTAAATTTTTAGATGACTGGGAAATTCCCCACATTGTTTTTATCAACAAAATGGATCGGTCAAAAAACAGTTTCATGGATGTACTCCATGCCCTGAAAACTGTTTCCAGCCGTCCTTTAGTGCCGCATCAATATCCCATTCGCAAAGGTGATGATCTAATTGGCTTTATCGACTTGGTAAGCGAGCAAGCCTATCATTACCATGCCGGGGCGGCGGCGGATCCCGTATCCATGCCGGAAGACCTGAAAGACGAAGAACACGCCGCTCGTCAGGAAATGCTCGAAGAGTTGGCCAATTTTGACGACCATCTCCTCGAAGAACTCTTAGAGGAAATCGAACCGTCCCAAGAGGAAATTGTTAAAGACCTGAAAATGGAATTAGGGGCGGATTTGATTGTGCCGGTGTTTATGGGCATTGCGGAGCAAGACTATGGGGTACGACCGCTTTTAGATGCCCTGGTTCGGGAAGCCCCAGAACCCAGCTTAACCGCCGAACGCCGAGGATTGAAGCCCAATGCCCAGGAGACGGTGGCACAAGTGGTGAAAACCTATTACACCCCTCAAGGCGGTAAACTCTCTCTGGTGCGGGTTTGGCAAGGGGAACTCACTGATGGCACGAGCTTAAATGGCGTGCGCGTTGGTGGGATGTATCAGATGATGGGTCAACAAACCCAAAGCTTGCAGACCGCTTCAGCCGGGGATTTGGTGGCGTTGGCTCGGATGGAAGGAATTGCTACCGGGGATATTTTGACGGCGAGTAATGCCAAGTTAAAAGTAGATTTACCCAAAGCACCAATGATTCCGCCAGTGTTTGCTTTGGCGGTGACGACGGAAAAACGCAGTGATGAGGTAAAAATCAGTGCGGCGATGAGTAAACTCCTGGAAGAAGACCCATCTTTAACTTGGGAACAAAATGCGGATACCCACGAGATTGTTCTCTGGGGTCAGGGGGAAGTTCATCTGAAAGTGGCGCTCGATCGCCTACAGCGGAAGTATAATTTGCCGATGACCACTCATGTGCCCCAGGTTCCTTATAAGGAAACGATTCGCAAAGCAGCAGAGAAAGTACATGGACGCTATAAGCACCAAAGTGGCGGTCATGGGATGTTTGGGGATGTGTATCTGAGTATTCAGCCGCGAGAGCGTGGGCAAGGCTTTGAATTTAGCGAGAAGATTGTGGGCGGTGTGGTGCCGAAGCAGTATATCCCTGGGGTGGAAATTGGGGTGCGCGAGTCTTTGGTGAAAGGGCCGTTGGGCTTCCCCGTGGTGGATGTGGCGGTGACTTTAACCGATGGGTCTTATCACTCGGTGGATAGTTCTGAACAGTCGTTTAAGTTGGCAGCCCGGGCAGCGATGCAGGAAGGGATGGCCAAATGCAGTCCTACGTTGCTGGAACCCATTGCCTCGGTGGAGATTTGTGCTCCCAGTGATTTTACTTCCAATATGATGCAGATTATTAGTGGGCGTCGTGGCCAAATCCTCGGCTATGAACCCATGAGTGATTGGAAGGGCTGGGATAAGGTTTCGGCGTATTTGCCCCAATCGGAAATGCAGGATTTGATTGTGGAGTTGCGATCGCTCACAATGGGTGTCGGCTTCTTTAACTGGAAGTTCGATCGCCTCCAAGAAGTCCCGGATAAATTAGCCGAACGAGTTCTGGCTACCCAAAGCAGTTATAATGGCAAGGGTTAG